From a single Clostridium isatidis genomic region:
- a CDS encoding FAD-dependent oxidoreductase — protein MKKRILIVGGVAGGASAAARLRRLSEEDEIIMFEKGPHASFSNCSLPYHLSGIIEDADKLVLMSPEKFKVQYNIDVRVNSEVISIDRENKEVQVRNYMKNEIYIEKYDKLILSPGAKPIVPKIEGIEKVNIFTIRNVVDIDKLNNFVKGLDIKDVTVIGGGFIGVETAENLREAGYKITLVEGSEQILRTFDYDMVQILHKEIYDNDVDLIVNDKVKAFDRNKVILESGREINTKAVVLAIGVTPEITLAKEAGLEIGKTGAIKVDRNYRTSDRDIYAIGDAIEVYNALTHDYFKLSLAGPALKQARAVADHINGIKGLNKGYIGSSAIKVFSLNAAATGLNENLIKASNIKINYDIVRLIANDKVGIIPDAAPMHFKLLYEVETGKVLGAQAIGRGDATKRIDIIATLIKMGGTIEDLQDLELSYAPPYSTAKDVVNYAGYIAGNISNGDFKQINVDKLRELVENNAFIVDVRERMEYENGHIKGTVNIPLSELRVRYKEIPKDKPVYLHCRTGQRSYNAVVALKNLGFDNVINITGSFLALSYYEYFNDKVLNREPIVTKYNFK, from the coding sequence ATGAAAAAGAGGATTTTAATTGTCGGGGGAGTAGCAGGTGGGGCTTCTGCTGCAGCAAGGTTAAGAAGGCTTAGTGAGGAAGATGAAATTATTATGTTTGAAAAAGGACCCCATGCTTCCTTTTCAAATTGTTCGCTTCCATATCATTTAAGTGGGATTATTGAAGATGCTGATAAACTTGTACTTATGAGTCCTGAGAAATTTAAGGTTCAATATAATATTGATGTTAGAGTAAATTCAGAGGTAATATCAATAGATAGAGAAAATAAAGAAGTCCAAGTAAGAAATTATATGAAAAATGAAATATATATAGAAAAGTATGATAAATTAATTTTATCCCCAGGAGCAAAGCCGATAGTTCCTAAAATAGAAGGAATTGAAAAGGTGAATATATTTACAATTAGAAATGTTGTTGATATAGATAAATTAAACAATTTTGTAAAAGGATTAGATATTAAAGATGTTACAGTAATAGGTGGTGGTTTTATTGGGGTAGAAACTGCCGAAAATTTAAGAGAAGCTGGATATAAAATTACTTTAGTTGAAGGTTCAGAACAAATTTTAAGAACTTTTGATTATGATATGGTACAAATTCTTCATAAGGAAATTTATGACAATGATGTGGATTTAATAGTTAATGATAAGGTTAAAGCTTTTGATAGAAATAAAGTTATATTAGAATCTGGAAGAGAAATAAATACAAAAGCAGTTGTTTTAGCTATAGGAGTAACGCCAGAAATAACCTTAGCTAAGGAGGCAGGACTTGAAATAGGAAAAACAGGTGCTATAAAGGTTGATAGAAATTATAGAACTAGCGATAGAGATATTTATGCAATAGGAGATGCAATTGAAGTTTATAATGCCTTAACTCATGATTATTTTAAACTTTCTTTAGCAGGTCCGGCCTTAAAGCAGGCAAGAGCAGTTGCAGATCATATTAACGGAATAAAAGGTTTAAATAAAGGATATATAGGCTCTTCTGCCATTAAAGTTTTTAGTTTAAATGCTGCAGCTACTGGTTTAAATGAAAATTTAATTAAAGCCTCAAATATAAAGATAAATTATGATATTGTAAGGCTAATTGCAAACGATAAGGTTGGAATTATCCCAGATGCAGCTCCAATGCATTTTAAGCTTTTATATGAAGTTGAAACAGGGAAAGTATTAGGTGCACAAGCAATTGGAAGAGGAGATGCAACAAAGAGAATAGACATAATAGCAACATTAATAAAAATGGGTGGAACAATTGAAGATTTACAAGATTTAGAATTATCTTATGCTCCACCATACAGTACAGCAAAGGATGTTGTAAATTATGCAGGTTATATAGCAGGAAATATTTCAAATGGAGATTTTAAGCAAATTAATGTGGATAAGTTAAGGGAATTGGTAGAAAACAATGCTTTTATAGTTGATGTAAGAGAAAGAATGGAATATGAAAATGGTCATATAAAAGGTACAGTAAATATTCCTTTAAGTGAATTAAGAGTAAGATATAAGGAAATTCCAAAGGATAAACCAGTTTATCTTCATTGCAGAACAGGACAAAGAAGCTATAATGCAGTAGTTGCCTTAAAGAACTTAGGTTTTGATAATGTAATCAATATAACCGGAAGCTTTTTAGCTTTATCTTATTATGAATATTTTAATGATAAAGTATTAAATAGAGAACCTATAGTTACAAAATATAATTTTAAATAG
- a CDS encoding rhodanese-like domain-containing protein translates to MFGLFKRDVNKVINVNDIDKLIGKIDLIDIREKYEYNRGSIKTAKNIPMNELLHNTDKYLKKDKEYYIICQSGGRSSKTCSTLRSKGYNVVNVSGGVGSYIGKYKE, encoded by the coding sequence ATGTTTGGATTATTTAAGAGAGATGTAAACAAAGTTATTAATGTAAATGATATTGATAAATTGATTGGAAAAATAGATTTAATAGATATAAGAGAAAAGTATGAGTATAATAGAGGAAGTATAAAAACTGCTAAAAATATCCCCATGAATGAATTATTACATAATACAGACAAATATTTAAAGAAAGATAAGGAATATTATATTATTTGTCAATCAGGAGGAAGAAGTTCTAAAACTTGTAGCACTTTAAGAAGTAAGGGATATAATGTTGTAAATGTTTCAGGTGGGGTAGGCTCTTACATAGGGAAGTATAAAGAATAA
- the pepT gene encoding peptidase T gives MKKVEEKFLEYVKINTKSDETTGTTPSTKEQLVLAEKLYDELKKLGLKDARISEYGYVYATLESNTDKDIPTIGFIAHMDTAPDYSGKNVKPQIIENYDGGDIKLNDVDILSPSFSKELKNYVGQRLITTDGTTLLGADDKAGIAEIMTAIEYLVENPEIKHGTIKIAFTPDEEIGEGADHFDVEGFGADFAYTMDGGTIGELEFENFNAASAKVIIHGVNVHPGYAKNKMINSIMVANEFINALPLEEVPEKTEGREGFNHLTDINGTVEKTTLNYIIRDFTTEGFEERIKDFEDITRSLNEVYGEGTVELSIKESYRNMREKIEPLMHIVETAKQAMIDSGITPKITAVRGGTDGARLSFMGLPTPNIFAGGENFHGKYEYIPIESMEKAVEVIINIIKAYANK, from the coding sequence ATGAAAAAAGTTGAAGAAAAATTTTTAGAATATGTAAAGATAAATACTAAGTCTGATGAAACTACTGGAACAACACCAAGTACAAAGGAGCAGTTAGTTTTAGCTGAAAAGCTATATGACGAGTTAAAAAAATTAGGTCTTAAAGATGCTAGAATAAGTGAATACGGATATGTTTATGCAACTTTAGAAAGTAATACTGATAAAGATATACCGACTATAGGTTTTATAGCCCATATGGATACAGCACCAGATTATTCTGGAAAAAATGTTAAGCCTCAGATAATAGAAAATTATGATGGTGGAGATATTAAGTTAAATGATGTTGATATTTTATCACCAAGTTTTTCAAAGGAATTAAAAAATTATGTTGGTCAAAGACTTATTACAACAGATGGAACAACTCTTTTAGGTGCAGATGATAAAGCTGGAATTGCTGAAATTATGACTGCCATAGAATATTTAGTTGAAAATCCTGAAATAAAGCATGGAACAATAAAAATAGCTTTTACTCCAGATGAAGAAATTGGAGAAGGAGCAGATCATTTTGATGTAGAGGGTTTTGGAGCTGATTTTGCTTATACAATGGATGGTGGAACTATTGGAGAACTTGAATTTGAAAACTTCAATGCTGCATCAGCAAAAGTTATAATTCATGGTGTTAATGTTCATCCTGGTTATGCAAAAAATAAAATGATTAATTCTATCATGGTTGCTAATGAATTTATTAATGCACTGCCTCTTGAAGAAGTTCCTGAAAAAACTGAAGGACGTGAAGGTTTTAATCATTTAACTGATATTAATGGAACAGTAGAAAAAACTACTTTAAATTATATAATTAGAGATTTTACAACTGAAGGATTTGAAGAAAGAATTAAGGATTTCGAGGATATTACAAGAAGTTTAAATGAAGTTTATGGTGAAGGAACGGTAGAGCTTAGCATTAAAGAATCTTACAGAAATATGAGAGAAAAAATAGAACCGCTTATGCATATAGTTGAAACTGCAAAGCAAGCAATGATAGATTCTGGAATAACTCCAAAAATAACTGCTGTTAGAGGTGGTACTGATGGAGCTAGATTATCCTTTATGGGACTTCCAACACCTAATATATTTGCTGGAGGAGAAAATTTTCATGGAAAATATGAATATATTCCGATAGAATCTATGGAAAAGGCAGTAGAAGTAATAATAAATATTATAAAAGCTTATGCAAATAAATAG